A region of Limisphaerales bacterium DNA encodes the following proteins:
- a CDS encoding VWA domain-containing protein: protein MNPDTIWLLTDGQIPDFIVPGIANLNAARAVPVRINTIGLGRSKDISEQYLLQIAVDNEGVYTFVSTDPEEED from the coding sequence ATGAACCCGGACACCATCTGGTTGCTAACGGATGGGCAGATTCCTGATTTTATCGTGCCGGGAATTGCGAATCTCAATGCAGCGCGCGCAGTGCCAGTGCGGATCAATACAATCGGCCTTGGGCGTTCGAAGGATATTTCTGAACAATACTTGTTACAAATCGCGGTGGATAATGAGGGTGTTTATACATTCGTTTCCACTGATCCAGAGGAGGAAGATTGA